In Nasonia vitripennis strain AsymCx chromosome 2, Nvit_psr_1.1, whole genome shotgun sequence, a genomic segment contains:
- the LOC116416345 gene encoding putative ankyrin repeat protein RF_0381 — MDTRTKSIKSFDRRLHQGLTGIFRSLNKYQIEKFLREPEKAHKNSKIKSILKQDRLNRSHFSQDEFERLSLLWIAALGGYTDSAEYLVRAGADVNQPFGCRRHELLSEESTILNLLIQMDDNTSSSERLIRLIVDHGANLESQDDRGRTILHHAVKLESKLIEFFLRKGANANAADNGGVTPVLIAASIKKSAELISLLMKYGADITAKDSKNRNALHYLAMQLRLTNDENVDLPRALIENGVSLDDEDYIGEKPIQTAASTGKNELVNIFLDHGADVNAQTKDGSSLLSMAVRYSHNAELTETLVKRGANISLRDSNGRTALHAACLALFNPNMEMNIRILLSAGADVLEEDNEGCTPFSLIDRFERENSSVRLLIKILALKKACLPGINLKDESIIEQYSEMSSYYRQCIEEIDQMKLTKVVWSCSFFDILKKRQCQIAEFMRNPEFERKFRLFDLTRFPTYAEDVVRAFMRAQQCYESMLDQEDLINEAFYNMLPWVLGRKMVKFLCQCCENAK, encoded by the exons ACAAGTACCAGATCGAAAAATTTCTCCGCGAACCCGAGAAAGCCcacaaaaattctaaaataaagTCCATCCTGAAGCAAGACCGCCTCAACAGGAGTCACTTTTCGCAAGATGAGTTCGAAAGACTCTCGCTCCTGTGGATCGCTGCCTTAGGCGGCTACACGGATTCCGCCGAGTATTTAGTGCGTGCGGGTGCAGATGTGAACCAGCCTTTCGGATGCCGTCGTCATGAATTGCTCAGTGAGGAATCGACCATTCTCAACCTGCTGATTCAGATGGATGATAACACTAGTTCGAGCGAGCGACTCATTCGTCTGATCGTGGATCATGGCGCCAATTTAGAATCTCAGGACGATAGAGGACGGACCATCCTGCATCACGCGGTAAAGCTCGAAAGCAaattgattgaattttttctccgGAAAGGAGCCAACGCTAATGCAGCTGACAATGGAGGTGTCACACCGGTGCTCATTGCAGCAAGCATCAAAAAATCCGCCGAGCTGATATCGCTTCTCATGAAATATGGAGCTGATATTACTGCTAAAGATTCGAAAAATAGAAATGCCTTGCACTATCTGGCAATGCAATTACGACTCACTAACGATGAAAATGTTGACCTGCCGAGAGCGTTAATCGAGAACGGCGTCTCGCTCGATGACGAAGATTACATTGGCGAGAAGCCAATACAGACGGCCGCCTCCACAGGAAAGAACGAGCTG gtgaatatatttttagacCACGGCGCAGACGTGAACGCGCAAACAAAAGACGGCTCATCTCTGTTGAGCATGGCTGTTCGTTACAGTCATAACGCTGAACTGACTGAAACTTTGGTCAAACGGGGCGCAAACATTAGTCTGAGAGACTCTAATGGTCGCACCGCGTTGCACGCTGCCTGCCTAGCCCTGTTCAACCCTAATATGGAAATGAATATCAGGATACTTCTTTCCGCAGGCGCGGATGTGCTCGAAGAGGACAATGAAGGTTGTACGCCTTTCTCTCTAATAGATCGCTTCGAAAGGGAGAATTCTAGCGTCAggcttttgataaaaattctGGCGCTGAAGAAAGCTTGCCTGCCGGGAATCAATCTAAAAGACGAGAGCATCATCGAGCAGTATTCAGAAATGTCGAGTTATTATCGACAATGCATCGAAGAGATCGATCAGATGAAGCTCACCAAGGTTGTCTGGAGCTGCTCATTCTTTGATATACTCAAGAAAAGACAATGTCAGATAGCTGAGTTCATGAGGAATCCTGAATTCGAGAGAAAATTCAGGCTGTTCGACTTGACCAGATTTCCAACGTACGCCGAGGACGTAGTTCGGGCTTTTATGCGCGCCCAACAGTGCTATGAATCAATGCTGGACCAGGAGGACCTTATTAACGAGGCTTTCTATAACATGTTGCCCTGGGTGCTCGGGAGGAAGATGGTTAAATTTCTTTGCCAATGTTGCGAAAATGCAAAATGA